In Streptomyces nojiriensis, one genomic interval encodes:
- a CDS encoding response regulator transcription factor: protein MGVRVVVVDEHRLLAEALASALKLRGHRVLAAAAPAAGAAELVISRAPEVCLFGTATPAEPGVFEPVARIKRERPQIAVVVLGPVPSPRGIAAAFAAGASGYVRQDERIEGVERALAKARAGEVAIAPQLLQGAFAELLNPAAQPDDEGSRLLRLLTPREVEVLVRVAEGEDTRLIAAGMEIAPSTARTHVQRVLMKLGVGSRLEAAALAARTGLLDRALPTLPSAAARG from the coding sequence ATGGGCGTACGGGTCGTGGTGGTCGACGAGCACCGGCTGCTGGCCGAGGCGCTCGCCTCTGCCCTGAAGCTGCGCGGGCACCGGGTACTGGCCGCTGCCGCCCCGGCGGCGGGCGCCGCCGAGCTGGTCATCAGCCGTGCTCCGGAGGTCTGCCTGTTCGGCACCGCCACCCCTGCCGAGCCCGGGGTCTTCGAGCCGGTCGCCCGCATCAAGCGGGAGCGCCCGCAGATCGCCGTGGTCGTCCTCGGCCCGGTCCCCAGCCCGCGCGGGATCGCGGCCGCCTTCGCCGCCGGCGCCTCGGGGTACGTACGCCAGGACGAGCGCATCGAGGGCGTGGAGCGGGCCCTGGCCAAGGCCAGGGCGGGGGAGGTGGCGATCGCCCCGCAGCTGCTGCAGGGGGCCTTCGCGGAGCTGCTGAACCCCGCCGCCCAGCCCGACGACGAGGGGAGCCGGCTGCTGCGGCTGCTCACCCCGCGCGAGGTGGAGGTGCTCGTCCGGGTCGCCGAGGGCGAGGACACCCGGCTGATCGCCGCGGGCATGGAGATCGCCCCGAGCACCGCCCGTACGCACGTGCAGCGGGTGCTGATGAAGCTGGGCGTGGGATCGAGGCTGGAGGCGGCCGCGCTGGCCGCCCGCACCGGTCTGCTGGACCGGGCGCTGCCCACGCTGCCGTCCGCCGCCGCACGCGGCTGA
- a CDS encoding PQQ-binding-like beta-propeller repeat protein — protein MSIPPPPSQPPSGGFGEPQDPPPGGFGAPVPPPEPAAAQPAYGYPQTGPGYGYPQQPGTPSPYGAPGAPGGAPVPAPQPPAAAPAAGNAKRTQLTIVGAAVLAIALIVGGGLWYTSGDSGGGNKADSNPSASPGNDKPQDSVPGTEKVPGNTKSKPLFNLPSPVPADVAVVAGSWLTDSTYIKSDLAKVVGYNLVDGGKKWELPFPGELCGATKHVSENRTAVLFKAAQPTPENKYVQCTEVGVIDLESGKLVWSGNAKSATGGDKPVAFTSVTLSGKTVAAAGISAGGAAWNLADGKSLWLPKVDGEGCRDVGYGGGEALAAIRKCGQSPNYTLYGQLLDPATGAPTASYKLSQGIEDAYIVATKPLIVAADVGKTAKNATGISDLFVVDPKGELKARIPLASGDFAAKCGSEVEKCMNMVVGNGKLYLPSYEHQGQASSGRTNELLSFDLETGKQTTDRADAGERFTMSPLRMDGSNIIAYKYPPYDKGGQIVSIDGKTMKETVLMENPADKASQRAETGYSPEYSEYRYHNGKFFISRTTVSKPYSDKADPEYLFVSFTAS, from the coding sequence ATGAGTATCCCGCCGCCCCCCAGCCAGCCGCCGTCCGGCGGCTTCGGCGAGCCGCAGGACCCGCCGCCGGGCGGGTTCGGCGCGCCCGTGCCACCGCCCGAACCCGCCGCGGCCCAGCCCGCGTACGGGTACCCGCAGACCGGGCCCGGCTACGGCTACCCGCAGCAGCCCGGCACCCCGTCGCCGTACGGGGCCCCCGGCGCCCCCGGCGGCGCGCCCGTGCCCGCCCCGCAGCCCCCGGCCGCGGCCCCGGCCGCCGGCAACGCCAAGCGCACCCAGCTGACGATCGTCGGCGCGGCCGTCCTGGCCATCGCCCTCATCGTCGGCGGCGGCCTCTGGTACACCTCCGGCGACAGCGGCGGCGGGAACAAGGCCGACAGCAACCCGAGCGCCTCCCCGGGCAACGACAAGCCCCAGGACTCCGTGCCCGGCACCGAGAAGGTGCCCGGCAACACGAAGTCGAAGCCGCTTTTCAACCTGCCGAGCCCGGTCCCGGCCGACGTCGCCGTCGTCGCCGGCTCCTGGCTGACCGACTCCACGTACATCAAGTCCGATCTGGCGAAGGTCGTCGGCTACAACCTCGTCGACGGCGGCAAGAAGTGGGAGCTGCCCTTCCCCGGCGAGCTCTGCGGCGCGACCAAGCACGTCAGCGAGAACAGGACGGCGGTCCTCTTCAAGGCCGCCCAGCCGACGCCCGAGAACAAGTACGTCCAGTGCACCGAGGTCGGCGTCATCGACCTGGAGAGCGGCAAGCTCGTCTGGTCCGGCAACGCCAAGAGCGCCACCGGCGGAGACAAGCCCGTCGCGTTCACCAGCGTCACCCTCAGCGGCAAGACGGTCGCCGCGGCCGGCATCTCCGCGGGCGGCGCCGCCTGGAACCTCGCCGACGGCAAGTCCCTGTGGCTGCCCAAGGTCGACGGCGAAGGCTGCCGTGACGTGGGCTACGGCGGCGGCGAGGCCCTCGCCGCGATCCGCAAGTGCGGGCAGAGCCCCAACTACACGCTGTACGGCCAGCTCCTCGACCCGGCCACCGGCGCGCCCACGGCCTCGTACAAGCTCTCCCAGGGCATCGAGGACGCGTACATCGTCGCCACCAAGCCCCTGATCGTGGCGGCCGACGTCGGCAAGACCGCGAAGAACGCCACGGGCATCAGCGACCTCTTCGTCGTCGACCCCAAGGGCGAGCTGAAGGCCCGCATCCCGCTCGCCTCCGGAGACTTCGCCGCCAAGTGCGGATCCGAGGTCGAGAAGTGCATGAACATGGTGGTCGGCAACGGCAAGCTCTACCTGCCGTCGTACGAGCACCAGGGCCAGGCCTCCAGCGGCCGCACCAACGAGCTGCTCTCCTTCGACCTGGAGACCGGCAAGCAGACCACCGACCGCGCCGACGCGGGCGAGCGGTTCACGATGTCCCCGCTGCGCATGGACGGGTCGAACATCATCGCCTACAAGTACCCCCCGTACGACAAGGGCGGTCAGATCGTCAGCATCGACGGCAAGACGATGAAGGAGACCGTCCTCATGGAGAACCCGGCGGACAAGGCGAGCCAGCGCGCCGAGACCGGATACTCGCCCGAGTACTCCGAGTACCGCTACCACAACGGCAAGTTCTTCATCTCGCGCACCACGGTCTCCAAGCCGTACTCGGACAAGGCCGACCCGGAGTACCTCTTCGTCTCCTTCACCGCGAGCTGA
- a CDS encoding PQQ-binding-like beta-propeller repeat protein, with amino-acid sequence MTELPQPPNQPPTPSGYGHLPGPPQQGYGFPPQGENPYAQQPAYPPQPPTVPQQVAAPGGPGSGPGAAPKKKTVLLIAASVASVLVLGGVGYVAFSGDDKDPKPVAQEPTDAKPSASPSVDKGDGNGNGKGSEIPTDLNEGRKPGEDKALWLKTAKMEGPGAGIPAKGLWVVGDTVVKTVDKSVIGYGVSDGNEKWKIDLRTEICGLTGQTSPDGRTVMVVKNADGSSCNQMKLIDLKTGKEGWTKELVMEGPFNAADSTRVTLSGDTFALAWTGGQSAHRLSTGDKLFSDAGPEGCKPMTYAAGNNKMIAVALCLDADRTIEIQDADPNTGKKTWSYRLPKGYQVNAVYSVSPTVIDAGNRDTKERAILVLDEKGQKRNTLSGEGNFLVNCGGYGSSEGLQYCGNSVVDADTAYLASGDKSTGSEIVAFDLGTGKVKWRAKAGDKKALIPLDAANGQLTAYRASPVGEPGEIVSFPADGGAPKTLLKLPSGTSARIESSFLTSQSAAYADGRFFLSTTRLLGENKDEKLLMAFGK; translated from the coding sequence ATGACCGAGCTGCCCCAGCCGCCGAACCAGCCGCCGACGCCTTCCGGTTACGGGCACCTGCCCGGTCCGCCGCAGCAGGGGTACGGGTTTCCGCCGCAGGGTGAGAACCCGTACGCCCAGCAGCCCGCGTACCCGCCGCAGCCGCCCACCGTGCCGCAGCAGGTGGCGGCCCCGGGCGGCCCCGGTTCGGGCCCGGGCGCTGCGCCGAAGAAGAAGACGGTCCTGCTGATCGCCGCTTCGGTGGCGTCCGTCCTCGTTCTCGGGGGCGTCGGCTACGTGGCCTTCTCCGGCGACGACAAGGACCCGAAGCCGGTCGCGCAGGAGCCGACCGACGCCAAGCCCTCCGCTTCCCCTTCCGTGGACAAGGGCGACGGCAACGGCAACGGCAAGGGCAGCGAAATCCCGACCGACCTCAACGAGGGCCGCAAGCCGGGTGAGGACAAGGCCCTCTGGCTGAAGACCGCCAAGATGGAGGGCCCGGGAGCCGGAATCCCCGCCAAGGGCTTGTGGGTCGTCGGCGACACCGTCGTCAAGACCGTCGACAAGTCCGTCATCGGCTACGGGGTGAGTGACGGCAACGAGAAGTGGAAGATCGACCTCCGCACGGAGATCTGCGGACTCACCGGTCAGACCTCCCCCGATGGCAGGACCGTCATGGTCGTCAAGAACGCCGACGGCTCCAGCTGCAACCAGATGAAGCTCATCGACCTCAAGACCGGCAAGGAGGGCTGGACGAAGGAGCTTGTCATGGAGGGGCCTTTCAATGCCGCCGACTCCACCAGGGTCACCCTCAGCGGCGACACCTTCGCCCTCGCCTGGACGGGGGGCCAGAGCGCCCACCGCCTCAGCACCGGTGACAAGCTCTTCTCCGACGCGGGCCCCGAGGGCTGCAAGCCCATGACCTACGCCGCGGGCAACAACAAGATGATCGCCGTGGCCCTCTGCCTGGACGCCGACCGGACCATCGAGATCCAGGACGCCGACCCGAACACCGGCAAGAAGACATGGAGCTACCGCCTGCCCAAGGGCTACCAGGTCAACGCCGTCTACTCGGTCAGCCCCACCGTCATCGACGCCGGCAACCGCGACACCAAGGAGCGGGCCATCCTCGTCCTCGACGAGAAGGGACAGAAGCGCAACACGCTCTCCGGTGAAGGCAACTTCTTGGTCAACTGCGGTGGTTACGGCTCCAGCGAGGGCCTCCAGTACTGCGGGAACTCCGTGGTCGACGCGGACACCGCCTACCTCGCTTCCGGGGACAAGTCCACCGGCAGCGAGATCGTCGCCTTCGACCTCGGCACGGGCAAGGTCAAGTGGCGCGCCAAGGCCGGTGACAAGAAGGCCCTCATCCCGCTCGATGCCGCGAACGGCCAGCTGACCGCCTACCGCGCCAGCCCTGTCGGCGAGCCCGGCGAGATCGTCTCGTTCCCGGCCGACGGAGGCGCCCCCAAAACGCTGCTGAAGCTCCCCTCGGGCACCTCCGCACGGATCGAATCCTCCTTCCTGACTTCCCAGAGCGCCGCCTACGCGGACGGGCGGTTCTTCCTCTCCACCACCCGGCTGCTGGGTGAGAACAAGGACGAGAAGCTCCTGATGGCCTTCGGCAAGTGA
- a CDS encoding PQQ-binding-like beta-propeller repeat protein — MTELPQPPNQSPTPSGYGHLPGPPQQGYGFPPQGENPYAQQPAYPPQPPTVPQQWPAGPGGPGGPGSGPGAAPKKKTVLLIAASVAAALVLGGVGYVAFSGDDKDPKPVAQEPTDAKPSASPSADKGDGNGDGGAQQADLNSGRKQGEDKVLWLKTTKIEGPGMGVDAAGQWVVGDTVVKSLWKNLTGYSVTDGKEKWSLPFPAQICSVAPQTTAEGRTVVMYRDGEGENTSCTQLRVVDLKTGKEVWSKEVPKEGLFDIFTSPTLSMIGDTVTVSRGGNASAFKISNGDKLFASPVGDGCNPDSYEAGNGKMIALVTCTDEDSTAEVHGIDPVTGAKGWAYRLPAKFKVTSIYSVNPTVIDIGNEQTKQRSIVVLGPDGKQTATLAGEGSFAVGCGDTGIFRSLATCPSAVVDANTLYLPTAAGTGKANEIVAFDLATGKDKWRVPAGGKRILTPLKAVNGQLIAYRKAEEEQGGEVLSIPAAGGTPTALLRHPSGPAAPIERTFTLPRLDYVDGRFFISSTHLRAQGQDEKLLMVFGK; from the coding sequence ATGACCGAGCTGCCCCAGCCGCCGAACCAGTCGCCGACGCCTTCCGGTTACGGGCACCTGCCCGGTCCGCCGCAGCAGGGGTACGGGTTTCCGCCGCAGGGTGAGAACCCGTACGCCCAGCAGCCCGCGTACCCGCCGCAGCCGCCCACCGTGCCGCAGCAGTGGCCGGCGGGCCCCGGCGGCCCGGGCGGCCCCGGTTCCGGTCCGGGCGCTGCGCCGAAGAAGAAGACGGTCCTGCTGATCGCCGCTTCGGTGGCCGCCGCCCTCGTCCTCGGGGGCGTCGGCTACGTGGCCTTCTCCGGCGACGACAAGGACCCGAAGCCGGTCGCGCAGGAGCCCACCGACGCCAAGCCCTCCGCTTCCCCCTCCGCGGACAAGGGAGACGGCAACGGCGACGGCGGAGCCCAGCAGGCGGACCTGAACTCCGGCCGCAAGCAGGGCGAGGACAAGGTCCTCTGGCTCAAGACGACCAAGATCGAGGGCCCCGGCATGGGCGTCGACGCCGCCGGCCAGTGGGTCGTCGGCGACACCGTGGTCAAGAGCCTCTGGAAGAACCTCACCGGCTACTCCGTCACCGACGGCAAGGAGAAGTGGTCACTGCCCTTCCCCGCGCAGATCTGCTCCGTCGCCCCGCAGACCACGGCCGAGGGCCGGACGGTCGTCATGTACCGCGACGGCGAGGGGGAGAACACCTCCTGCACCCAGCTGCGCGTGGTCGACCTCAAGACGGGCAAGGAGGTCTGGTCGAAGGAGGTGCCCAAGGAGGGGCTCTTCGACATCTTCACCAGCCCCACCCTGTCCATGATCGGGGACACCGTCACCGTCAGCCGCGGCGGCAATGCCAGCGCCTTCAAGATCAGCAACGGTGACAAGCTCTTCGCGAGCCCGGTGGGCGACGGCTGCAACCCGGACTCCTACGAGGCCGGCAACGGCAAGATGATCGCCCTCGTCACCTGCACCGACGAGGACTCCACCGCCGAGGTCCACGGCATCGACCCCGTCACCGGCGCGAAGGGCTGGGCCTACCGGCTCCCCGCGAAGTTCAAGGTGACCAGCATCTACTCGGTGAACCCGACCGTCATCGACATCGGCAACGAGCAGACGAAGCAGCGCTCCATCGTGGTCCTGGGACCCGACGGGAAGCAGACCGCCACCCTCGCCGGCGAGGGCAGCTTCGCCGTCGGCTGCGGCGACACCGGCATCTTCCGGTCCCTGGCGACCTGCCCCTCGGCCGTCGTCGACGCGAACACCCTCTACCTGCCCACCGCGGCGGGCACCGGCAAGGCCAACGAGATCGTCGCCTTCGACCTGGCGACCGGCAAGGACAAGTGGCGCGTCCCGGCCGGGGGCAAGCGCATCCTCACCCCGCTCAAGGCCGTGAACGGGCAGCTCATCGCCTACCGGAAGGCCGAGGAGGAGCAGGGCGGCGAGGTCCTCTCCATCCCCGCCGCCGGTGGCACCCCGACCGCGCTCCTGCGCCACCCCTCGGGCCCCGCCGCCCCGATCGAGCGGACCTTCACCCTTCCGAGGCTGGACTACGTGGACGGACGGTTCTTCATCTCCTCCACCCACCTGCGGGCCCAGGGCCAGGACGAGAAGCTCCTGATGGTCTTCGGCAAGTGA
- a CDS encoding ABC-F family ATP-binding cassette domain-containing protein, producing MAVNLVNVEAVSKVYGTRTLLDGISLGVSEGDRIGVVGRNGDGKTTLIRMLAKLEEPDTGRVTQSGGLRMGVLTQHDSLDPRATIRHEIIRDMADHEWAGNAKIRDVLTGLFGGLDLPGFGQGLDTVIGPLSGGERRRIALAKLLIADQDLLILDEPTNHLDVEGISWLAKHLQERRSALVCVTHDRWFLDQVCTRMWDVQRGDVHEYEGGYSDYVFARAERDRIAATEESKRQNLMRKELAWLRRGAPARTSKPRYRIEAANELIADVPPPRDTSELMRFANARLGKTVFDLEGVSVHAGPKELLKHLTWHLGPGDRVGLVGVNGAGKTSLLRALAEAARTQGEVQPAAGKIIVGKTVKLAYLSQEVGELDPSLRVLEAVQRVRDRVDLGKGREMTAGQLCEQFGFTKEKQWTPVGDLSGGERRRLQILRLLMDEPNVLFLDEPTNDLDIETLTQLEDLLDGWPGSMIVISHDRFFIERTTDTVMALLGDASLRMLPRGLDEYLERRQRMIEAAAPAPVQSAGAAKSTASGDSRAAKKELQKIERQLNKLSDREGNLHAQIAENSTDYDKVAKLDAELRELLADRDDLEMRWLELAEEA from the coding sequence ATGGCCGTCAATCTGGTCAATGTCGAGGCAGTCAGCAAGGTGTACGGCACACGTACCCTGCTGGACGGCATCTCCCTCGGCGTGTCCGAGGGGGACCGGATCGGCGTGGTCGGCCGCAACGGCGACGGCAAGACCACCCTCATCCGGATGCTCGCCAAGCTGGAGGAGCCCGACACCGGCCGGGTCACCCAGTCCGGCGGCCTGCGCATGGGCGTCCTCACCCAGCACGACTCCCTCGACCCCCGGGCGACCATCCGCCACGAGATCATCCGGGACATGGCCGACCACGAGTGGGCCGGCAACGCCAAGATCCGTGACGTCCTCACCGGACTCTTCGGCGGCCTCGACCTGCCCGGCTTCGGCCAGGGCCTCGACACCGTCATCGGCCCGCTCTCCGGTGGCGAGCGCCGCCGGATCGCCCTCGCCAAGCTGCTCATCGCCGACCAGGACCTCCTGATCCTCGACGAGCCCACCAACCACCTCGACGTCGAGGGCATCTCCTGGCTGGCCAAGCACCTCCAGGAACGCCGCTCCGCGCTCGTCTGCGTCACCCACGACCGCTGGTTCCTCGACCAGGTCTGCACCCGCATGTGGGACGTGCAGCGCGGTGACGTGCACGAGTACGAGGGCGGCTACAGCGACTACGTCTTCGCCCGCGCCGAGCGCGACCGCATCGCCGCGACCGAGGAGTCCAAGCGGCAGAACCTGATGCGCAAGGAGCTGGCCTGGCTGCGCCGCGGCGCACCCGCCCGGACCTCCAAGCCGCGCTACCGCATCGAGGCGGCCAACGAGCTCATCGCCGACGTGCCGCCGCCGCGCGACACCTCCGAGCTGATGCGGTTCGCCAACGCCCGCCTCGGCAAGACGGTCTTCGACCTGGAAGGCGTCAGCGTCCACGCCGGCCCGAAGGAACTCCTCAAGCACCTCACCTGGCACCTGGGCCCCGGCGACCGCGTCGGCCTCGTCGGCGTCAACGGCGCCGGCAAGACCTCCCTGCTGCGCGCCCTCGCCGAGGCCGCCCGCACCCAGGGCGAGGTCCAGCCCGCCGCCGGAAAGATCATCGTCGGCAAGACCGTCAAGCTGGCCTACCTCTCCCAGGAGGTCGGCGAACTCGACCCGTCCCTGCGCGTCCTGGAGGCCGTCCAGCGCGTGCGCGACCGCGTCGACCTCGGCAAGGGCCGCGAGATGACGGCGGGCCAGCTCTGCGAGCAGTTCGGCTTCACCAAGGAGAAGCAGTGGACGCCGGTCGGCGACCTCTCCGGTGGTGAGCGCCGCCGCCTGCAGATCCTGCGCCTACTGATGGACGAGCCCAACGTCCTCTTCCTCGACGAGCCCACCAACGACCTCGACATCGAGACCCTGACCCAGCTGGAGGACCTCCTCGACGGCTGGCCCGGCTCGATGATCGTGATCTCCCACGACCGCTTCTTCATCGAGCGCACCACCGACACGGTGATGGCGCTCCTCGGCGACGCGAGCCTGCGGATGCTGCCGCGCGGTCTGGACGAGTACCTGGAGCGCCGGCAGCGGATGATCGAGGCGGCCGCCCCGGCGCCCGTCCAGTCCGCCGGCGCCGCGAAGTCCACCGCCTCGGGGGACTCGCGCGCCGCGAAGAAGGAGCTCCAGAAGATCGAGCGGCAGCTGAACAAGCTGTCGGACCGCGAGGGCAACCTGCACGCCCAGATCGCCGAGAACTCCACCGACTACGACAAGGTGGCCAAGCTCGACGCGGAGCTGCGGGAACTCCTCGCGGACCGCGACGATTTGGAGATGCGCTGGCTGGAGCTGGCCGAGGAGGCCTGA
- a CDS encoding acyltransferase family protein — translation MTASARALAEATPADRDRYVDLLRVASLGTVIAGHWLMAAVSGDGIGNLLALVPALQVLTWGLQIMPVFFFVGGFSHALSYRSLARRTDGPVYAAFLRARLQRLLRPTLVFVLVWAAVALAVQLAGHGGGTLTGAALRLVTQPLWFIGIYLAMVAFTPPLLKLHERAGWAAFAALAGAAALVDVLRFALGVPYVEFLNFALVWLAVHQLGFLRADGRIRRPAALAAAGLASAALLVAYGPYPLSMVGMPGEKVSNMAPPTLALLCHGLWLVGAVQLAARPATAWLRRPRVWRGVVAANGLAMTAFLWHLTAMLGVYAAQLALGLDLPAPATAAWWAQVPVRFLAAAALTGVLVALFRRFEAPRPGAPAPARRTGGPVAALGITLCLLGILGLSMTGLGGLLDGHSATLIALPVTAPAAIAMALGGWYLVERSAPARRVRLRG, via the coding sequence ATGACAGCTAGCGCACGCGCCCTGGCCGAGGCCACCCCCGCCGACCGTGACCGGTACGTCGACCTGTTGCGGGTCGCCTCGCTCGGCACCGTCATCGCCGGACACTGGCTGATGGCCGCCGTCAGCGGCGACGGCATAGGGAATCTGCTCGCCCTCGTGCCCGCCCTCCAGGTGCTCACCTGGGGGCTGCAGATCATGCCCGTCTTCTTCTTCGTCGGCGGGTTCTCGCACGCCCTGTCCTACCGCTCCCTCGCCCGCCGCACCGACGGGCCCGTCTACGCCGCCTTCCTGCGGGCCCGGCTCCAACGGCTGTTGCGCCCCACCCTCGTCTTCGTCCTGGTGTGGGCCGCGGTCGCACTCGCCGTGCAGCTCGCCGGCCACGGCGGCGGAACGCTGACCGGGGCCGCGCTGCGCCTCGTCACCCAGCCGCTGTGGTTCATCGGGATCTACCTCGCCATGGTCGCCTTCACCCCGCCGCTGCTGAAGCTGCACGAGCGCGCCGGCTGGGCCGCCTTCGCCGCCCTGGCCGGGGCGGCCGCCCTGGTCGACGTACTGCGCTTCGCGCTCGGCGTCCCCTACGTGGAGTTCCTGAACTTCGCCCTCGTCTGGCTCGCCGTCCACCAGCTCGGCTTCCTGCGCGCCGACGGCCGCATCCGCAGGCCCGCCGCCCTCGCCGCCGCGGGACTCGCCTCCGCCGCCCTGCTGGTGGCGTACGGCCCGTACCCGCTGTCCATGGTCGGGATGCCGGGCGAGAAGGTCTCCAACATGGCCCCGCCCACCCTCGCCCTGCTCTGCCACGGCCTGTGGCTCGTCGGCGCCGTCCAGCTGGCGGCCCGGCCCGCCACCGCCTGGCTGCGCCGGCCGCGCGTCTGGCGCGGGGTGGTCGCGGCCAACGGCCTGGCCATGACCGCCTTCCTGTGGCACCTGACCGCCATGCTCGGCGTGTACGCGGCCCAGCTCGCCCTCGGCCTCGACCTGCCGGCCCCCGCCACGGCCGCCTGGTGGGCGCAGGTCCCGGTGCGGTTCCTGGCCGCGGCCGCCCTGACGGGTGTGCTCGTCGCGCTGTTCCGCCGCTTCGAGGCGCCCCGGCCCGGCGCGCCGGCCCCCGCCCGGCGCACGGGAGGCCCCGTCGCCGCCCTCGGGATCACCCTGTGCCTGCTCGGCATCCTGGGCCTGTCCATGACCGGCCTCGGCGGCCTGCTCGACGGGCACAGCGCCACGCTGATCGCCCTGCCCGTCACCGCGCCGGCCGCGATCGCGATGGCACTGGGCGGCTGGTATCTCGTAGAACGGTCTGCCCCGGCCCGGAGGGTTAGGCTGAGGGGCTGA
- a CDS encoding 4-(cytidine 5'-diphospho)-2-C-methyl-D-erythritol kinase: MSAPQAPVTVRVPAKVNVQLAVGAARPDGFHDLANVFLAVSLYDEVTATPADALTITCTGPDADQVPLDRSNLAARAAEILAARAGIEPAVHLHIAKNIPVAGGMAGGSADGAAALLACDTLWGLNTPRAELLDICAELGSDVPFSLVGGAALGTGRGELLTPVGAGTFHWVFAVADGGLSTPAVFREFDRLAEAAGTRIPEPEASPALLAALASGDADRLGATLANDLQAAALSLRPQLARTLAAGVEGGALAALVSGSGPTTAFLVADEEAAAKVAAALEASGTCRATRVASSPAPGATVLPS, translated from the coding sequence GTGAGCGCGCCCCAGGCGCCCGTGACCGTACGGGTCCCCGCGAAGGTCAACGTCCAGCTGGCGGTGGGCGCGGCCCGCCCCGACGGCTTCCACGACCTGGCCAACGTCTTCCTCGCCGTCTCCCTGTACGACGAGGTCACCGCCACCCCGGCCGACGCCCTGACCATCACCTGCACCGGCCCGGACGCCGACCAGGTGCCGCTGGACCGCAGCAACCTCGCGGCGCGCGCCGCCGAGATCCTCGCGGCCCGGGCCGGGATCGAACCCGCCGTCCACCTGCACATCGCGAAGAACATCCCGGTCGCGGGCGGCATGGCGGGCGGCAGCGCGGACGGCGCGGCGGCCCTGCTGGCCTGCGACACCCTGTGGGGCCTGAACACCCCGCGCGCCGAGCTCCTCGACATCTGTGCGGAGCTCGGCAGCGACGTCCCCTTCAGCCTGGTCGGCGGGGCCGCGCTCGGCACCGGCCGCGGTGAGCTGCTCACGCCGGTCGGGGCGGGGACGTTCCACTGGGTCTTCGCCGTGGCCGACGGCGGGCTGTCCACCCCGGCGGTCTTCCGCGAGTTCGACCGCCTCGCCGAGGCCGCGGGTACGCGGATCCCCGAGCCGGAGGCCTCCCCGGCGCTGCTGGCGGCCCTGGCCTCGGGCGACGCGGACCGGCTGGGCGCCACCTTGGCCAACGACCTCCAGGCGGCGGCGCTGTCTCTTCGGCCGCAGTTGGCGCGGACGCTGGCCGCGGGCGTGGAGGGTGGCGCGCTCGCCGCGCTGGTCTCGGGCTCGGGCCCGACGACCGCGTTCCTCGTCGCGGACGAGGAAGCCGCCGCCAAGGTCGCTGCCGCGCTCGAAGCGTCCGGTACCTGCCGGGCCACTCGCGTGGCGTCCAGCCCGGCCCCCGGAGCCACGGTCCTGCCGTCCTGA
- the rsmA gene encoding 16S rRNA (adenine(1518)-N(6)/adenine(1519)-N(6))-dimethyltransferase RsmA yields MSTAEQQPENTEKTSPAAPDALLGPADIRELAAALGVRPTKQKGQNFVIDANTVRRIVRTAEVRPDDVVVEVGPGLGSLTLALLEAADRVVAVEIDDILAAALPATIEARMPAKKDRFALVHSDAMLVTELPGPAPTALVANLPYNVAVPVLLTMLDRFPTIERTLVMVQAEVADRLAAEPGNKVYGVPSVKANWYAHVKRAGAIGRKVFWPAPNVDSGLVSLVRRTEPIKTTATKAEVFAVVDAAFAQRRKTLRAALAGWAGSAAGAEAALVAAGVSPQARGESLTVEEFAAIAEHKPAAERPAL; encoded by the coding sequence GTGAGCACCGCAGAGCAGCAGCCCGAGAACACCGAGAAGACCTCCCCCGCCGCGCCCGACGCCCTCCTCGGCCCGGCCGACATCAGGGAGCTGGCCGCCGCCCTCGGCGTACGCCCGACGAAGCAGAAGGGGCAGAACTTCGTCATCGACGCCAACACGGTCCGCCGGATCGTGCGCACCGCCGAGGTCCGCCCCGACGACGTGGTCGTCGAGGTCGGCCCGGGGCTCGGCTCGCTGACGCTCGCGCTGCTGGAGGCCGCGGACCGGGTCGTCGCCGTCGAGATCGACGACATCCTCGCCGCCGCCCTGCCCGCCACCATCGAGGCCCGGATGCCCGCGAAGAAGGACCGCTTCGCGCTGGTCCACTCCGACGCGATGCTGGTGACCGAACTGCCCGGCCCGGCGCCGACCGCGCTCGTCGCGAACCTGCCGTACAACGTGGCCGTGCCCGTCCTGCTCACCATGCTCGACCGCTTCCCGACCATCGAGCGCACGCTGGTGATGGTGCAGGCCGAGGTCGCCGACCGGCTGGCCGCGGAACCGGGCAACAAGGTCTACGGGGTGCCCTCCGTCAAGGCCAACTGGTACGCCCACGTCAAGCGTGCCGGTGCCATCGGCCGCAAGGTCTTCTGGCCCGCCCCGAACGTCGACTCCGGTCTCGTCTCGCTGGTGCGCCGCACCGAGCCGATCAAGACCACCGCCACCAAGGCCGAGGTCTTCGCGGTCGTCGACGCCGCCTTCGCCCAGCGCCGCAAGACGCTGCGCGCCGCGCTGGCCGGCTGGGCCGGTTCGGCGGCGGGCGCGGAGGCGGCGCTGGTCGCCGCCGGTGTCTCGCCGCAGGCCCGCGGGGAGTCCCTGACGGTCGAGGAGTTCGCGGCCATCGCCGAGCACAAGCCCGCGGCGGAGAGGCCGGCCCTGTGA